The Mus caroli chromosome 1, CAROLI_EIJ_v1.1, whole genome shotgun sequence genome has a window encoding:
- the C1H2orf69 gene encoding UPF0565 protein C2orf69 homolog, which yields MQGSRRLRSPALVLLLLRPLLASGDSASRSQNRAMNPGGGERGSPEDSHRLQRSTVPGSDPQRSNELLLLTSREGDSPEQQHHVLYFPGDVQNYHEIMTRHPENYQWENWSLENIATILARRFPSSYIWVIKCSRMHLHKFSCYDNFVKSNMFGAPEHTPDFGAFKHLYMLLVNAFNLTQNGMLLKNRSVWNKDCKASNCESNSSTSNGGQKGNERTCEHVDEPSMSFAPLSLDGASFTLIGFSKGCVVLNQLLFELKEAKKDKNIDAFIKSIRTMYWLDGGHSGGSNTWVTYPEVLEEFAQTGITVHTHVTPYQVHDPMRSWIGKEHKKFVQILRDLGMQVTSQIHFVNETPSIENHFRVHEVF from the exons ATGCAGGGGTCGCGGCGTCTGCGGTCCCCCGCGCTGGTGCTGCTGCTCCTGCGGCCGCTGCTCGCTTCCGGAGACTCTGCGTCCCGCTCGCAGAACCGAGCCATGAACCCGGGCGGCGGTGAGCGGGGCTCCCCGGAGGACAGCCACCGTCTGCAGCGCTCCACGGTGCCGGGCTCCGACCCGCAGCGCAGCAACGAACTGCTCCTGCTGACATCCCGGGAGGGAGATTCCCCGGAGCAGCAGCACCACGTCCTCTACTTCCCCGGGGACGTGCAG AATTACCATGAGATTATGACTCGTCATCCTGAGAATTATCAATGGGAAAATTGGAGTCTAGAAAATATTGCTACCATTTTAGCCCGCCGTTTTCCCAGTAGTTATATTTGGGTAATAAAGTGTTCCCGAATGCATTTGCACAAATTCAGCTGCTATGACAATTTTGTGAAAAGCAACATGTTTGGTGCACCAGAACATACTCCGGACTTTGGAGCCTTTAAGCACTTGTATATGTTATTAGTTAATGCTTTTAACCTAACTCAGAACGGTATGCTGTTGAAGAACAGGAGTGTTTGGAATAAGGATTGTAAAGCATCTAACTGTGAGTCTAATTCTTCTACTAGTAATGGTGGCCAAAAGGGAAACGAGAGGACCTGTGAGCATGTTGATGAGCCTTCCATGAGTTTTGCTCCACTGTCATTGGATGGTGCATCATTTACTTTAATTGGATTCAGTAAAGGCTGTGTTGTTTTGAATCAGTTGCTGTTTGAGTTGAAGGAAGCCAAGAAAGACAAGAACATAGATGCATTCATCAAAAGCATAAGAACAATGTACTGGCTGGATGGTGGGCATTCTGGAGGAAGCAATACGTGGGTCACATATCCAGAAGTCTTGGAAGAATTTGCTCAAACAGGAATTACTGTTCACACTCATGTCACACCTTACCAAGTACATGATCCAATGAGATCCTGGATTGGAAAGGAGCACAAGAAATTTGTTCAGATACTCAGGGATTTGGGTATGCAAGTGACCAGCCAAATTCATTTTGTGAACGAAACTCCTTCCATAGAGAATCATTTCCGGGTTCATGAAGTATTCTGA